The Limnospira fusiformis SAG 85.79 genomic interval GGTGGGTTTAACTATGGCTTTCACCGCCAGTCTCATTGAGCATCAAGGCTTAGATTTAGACCATTGGGGTCAAATTTGGCAAAAAAGCTGCCAGCGCCCCCCAGATAGCCCACCAAACCCCGATGAAGCGGCTTTAATTGCCTTCCCTGTAGCTCTATTTTTCCATGAAAACCGACCCCTCCAGCAACAGCAATTAAAACAATTAGCCGAAATATGGTCTGAGAGTGATGGCAGTCTGGAAAGGGAAGCCACAATGTTAGTGATGGGTGAAATCATAGCCCAAATCATGGCAACAGCAAGGGATAATCGCCCCATAATACCGAGGATATTAGAAAACCTATCCACCAACAACACCAGGGTTGAGCAGCAACTGTCTCAGGTGCAAATAGCCCTAGCTGAATCAATGACGCTGATACAAACACAGGCGCATTTGTCGAGTTTTCCTCATTCCAGCCTAGCCCTAGGATTGTACTGTTTTCTGAGTACACCTGAGCAACCCCTATTAACCCTAAAGCGTTCATCCCAAGTTAATTCAAGGTCTGCACTGACAACCATCATCAGTGGTATATTATCGGGAGCCTATAATACTCTGTTAGGCATTCCTGTCGGTTGGAGAATCAACCATCAAACTCCCCACCCCCCAGCGGAAATCTCTATGCTTGACCTAGGAGAAAAATTATTTAAAATTTGGTCTGGGGTTGATCCATGCGCCCTGGACAGTGCTTTAATTTAACAGGTCCACAATATGGCGGGGGTTATCTAGCGATCGAAAGGCGATCGCATTATTCTCCATAGTCTTAGATCAGGGGTTTTGCTTCTGGAAGTTTGCCGATCCGATATTTGGTGGCAATTTCCCAGACGGTGGGACTGCTAACCATAATGTAATGGTTGGGGTTACGAATTGTGGTCATTGAAAAGCCACCAGAGGAGGATATGAGTATCAACGAGATAGCTTATTCCCATCGCTGCAATTCTTCTTCTGGTAAAGGTTCAAAAAATGCGTCTGAGAGTTCTCCGGTGAGTAAACCAGGGCGGCGCGGTTCCGCTTCGTTATCGGTCACAGTGGCAGATTTTTCTGGATTTAAACCCAAACGGAAATAGTGAATTAGGTCATAAATTTCGGTGAGTTTGTCTTCGGGAATAGCTTGTAATTCTTGGATGATTTTTTCAATTAACATAAATTCTGCCATATTCCATGGTTAGATTAACTAGAAATATCCCAAATTTTAGGCGGCGGTGTCCTCGTTACTGGCAGCCATTTCTTTAGCCTTTTCGCTGGTGAGATTTTTCTGGGTGTTGGGTTTCGTCCCATAACTCATCCAAGCTGAGGGCGTGGGAGTAACTTTACCCCAGCCACACTCTACACACTGCACATATGTTGTCCCCACCTGAGAACATTGCCCGGATCAATACATTGAAACTGCCGAACAGAACCATTGACTATTCCAAAAGTTAGACTCAGACCTGTTCTATATTTGGCATAGGTAACAGCACTGACATCGCCACAATTGCTGATTATTTGGTGCGATAGAGAGTTAAGCATTTGAGGAGAATTTAATATATCATCCGCCCACTCAAATTGTCGTGGATGAAAGGGGTATCCACCTAACTTAACTACTAGATGAGCCAATCGACCGGAAGGAAAAGCCCGCCACCTTTCTCTAACGTCCCTAACTTCAAAGTTAACAACGATATTCCGACGATTTTGAATAGTGGTCCTAACGTTTATTACTGCATTACGACAAGAATTAGACTGTGCAAAAGATGGCAATTGACTGCCAAAAAGCAGACTTATACTACAAAAGAGAACGGTGATTGATTGTTTCATAAAAAACTCCTATCCGTGATGGCGGCGAGGGTGGTAAAGGTTTCTTAGGAGGTTTGGGGGGTGGCTATGGTCTCAAGGCGGGGGTTCCCGGCGGATAGATTCTGGCTTTGACTCCCTTGTGAATAAACTCGATCGCACCATTAGCACTATAATACCATCAGAGGATAGGTGATTGTCGATTTTCCGGGCAAGTCGCCCCTCAATTCCCGCCGCCAATCTATGTATCCCGACACTCAAAAAAGGGGGTGGTTCGCGGGACTTATACCCGTCCGAACAAAACACAAGTTAAAATAACAAATACTGCCCGCCGCTAGGCAGAAAAGGGGCGGATTCGAGGGGTCTAGGACCTAAATAACTACTGGTGCGGAAATATGACTCATCCCAATTGAGGAATATCGCGCCGGGGATTTAGGTTAAATTTAAATTGTGCCGGATAGGTTTGTATGGATAGGTTTGAGTCAATCACCCGACAGATTGAAAGGCTTCGGAGTCATACTCGCCATTTATCATCGCGAGGAGGGACTGCTGAAGTGGTAAATCAGGGTACAAATAAGCAAAAATCTAGTGCGATCGCATTGAATAACTCAGAAACTGCGGCGGGAAACGGTAACGGTTCCCCGACCCGGAAAAGGCGATCGTCTCAAATCGGTTATCCCCTCCTGTGGGTAATAGCAATTAGCACCCTCACAGGTGTCATGGGGGTTCGCTTTTATAACCAACCCAGATTATCAGTCGGCAGATATGCTCCCGAATCCTTTATCGCTCCGGCTGATGCTACTATTGAAGACATAAAAACCACCGAAGAAAAGCGCCGAGCCGCTCAGATGGGGGAGATATCCGTTCTGGTTATCGATCCGACTATTGACCGGGAAATTCTGCAAAACCTGGAATCAGTATTTGATCAAATTAACACCATTCGAGAATTAGCTGGACCCCTTCCCTATGTTAACACTGGCATTGTCTCCACAGATGTCCAGAGCCATATTCGCCAGCTACCACAACGACAATGGCAAGAGTTGATTACCAAAGTTAATCAGACCCCTAGTTTAGAAACCACCGACGAACCGGAAACCGTCACGGTCGATAAATCTAATATCCAAAAGTTTAAGAGTAAATTGGAGCAGGAAAGACAGCAACGTAAGGCTTATTTACAACTGTCTCAATACCGCAACCGAGTTGACGAGGAAGTTTTTTCAGATTTAATCTCGGAAATCTCAAATGCTCGTCGCAGCTATGCCCAAGCGGTTGATTTACTCTCCGAACAACAGACCTCAGAAGCTAGAGAGCTATATGATAGCACTGTATTAAACTGGTCTGATCAACTATGGCAAGAGACCCAATTTAGCATTTTACAGATAGCTAGACAAATGCTATCCCAAGGTATCGCTCTAGGTTTACCTAATGACATTATCAGACAAGCTGCCAGTCTCCATATTAACGGTGTAATTCCCCCAGAATCCCAAGGCTTTGCTAATACAGTTTTAACCAGATATCTCCGACCTAATTTGATTAAAGATCCCGTAGCTACCCGACGACGAGCTGAATTAGCTGCCCAAAAAGTTGAAACTGTGATGGTGAATGTCAATCAAGGTGATGTGATTATCCAAGAAGGTGAGACGATCACTCAGCGAGAATTTGTCATCCTTGACTATTTTGGGAAGAGTGAACGGGGGATTAATTGGAGAGGCTTAATGGGGTTTGTCTGCTTAGTGACAGTCTCGATTGT includes:
- a CDS encoding HD family phosphohydrolase, with the translated sequence MDRFESITRQIERLRSHTRHLSSRGGTAEVVNQGTNKQKSSAIALNNSETAAGNGNGSPTRKRRSSQIGYPLLWVIAISTLTGVMGVRFYNQPRLSVGRYAPESFIAPADATIEDIKTTEEKRRAAQMGEISVLVIDPTIDREILQNLESVFDQINTIRELAGPLPYVNTGIVSTDVQSHIRQLPQRQWQELITKVNQTPSLETTDEPETVTVDKSNIQKFKSKLEQERQQRKAYLQLSQYRNRVDEEVFSDLISEISNARRSYAQAVDLLSEQQTSEARELYDSTVLNWSDQLWQETQFSILQIARQMLSQGIALGLPNDIIRQAASLHINGVIPPESQGFANTVLTRYLRPNLIKDPVATRRRAELAAQKVETVMVNVNQGDVIIQEGETITQREFVILDYFGKSERGINWRGLMGFVCLVTVSIVIVLVVQRKFRPGLRRRDYILLLILSLSTPVLLLLKIPATNLPAVGLLIGSFYGSAVGVTVVTLLSIMLPIGMEIETISLVASAAGGLVGSLMAGKLRSREELALLGGAVGITQGLVYLIATLMVSSTATVIFHVLLGAVTLKVLEGLAWSIVALGLSPYLEHVFDLITPIRLAELANPNRPLLKRLATEAPGTFQHTMFVASLAEAAASHLGCNVELVRTGTLYHDIGKMHDPLGFIENQMGGPNKHDEIDDPTESARIIKKHVSEGLVMARKCRLPKAIQAFIPEHQGQMLIAYFYYAAQQKAKEDNSIVVKEEDFRYDGPIPQSKETGIVMLADSCEAALRSLKDATHEEALQMVNKILRARWQDNQLVDSGLTREDMAKIAEIFVRVWEQVNHKRIAYPKGVFSSR